One Dialister invisus DSM 15470 genomic region harbors:
- a CDS encoding ABC transporter ATP-binding protein: MQPLLTIQDLSAGYGGKTVIRDISLTLMPGEILGVVGESGSGKTTLLKAVSEVKGLRTDVYTGTVTFDGEDLLHMDAEEKRKCQGEEIAYVFQHPGDSLNPTRKVRVQFYETILAHRRMEKKEMDELIASVFKRIGLTDVERILNAYPFELSGGMAQRVVIALAVLLHPKLILADEPTSALDTTVQKQVLEELLMLRDTLRTAMIIITHNIGVARRLADRVAVLYKGEIVEMGETKKVLENPQHPYTKSLMAAVPKLAHAMEKEA, from the coding sequence ATGCAGCCATTACTGACAATTCAAGACCTCAGCGCCGGTTATGGCGGCAAAACGGTCATCCGTGATATTTCCCTTACACTGATGCCCGGTGAAATACTGGGCGTCGTCGGGGAAAGCGGCAGCGGGAAAACGACGCTTCTGAAAGCCGTTTCGGAAGTGAAAGGCCTCAGGACCGATGTCTATACAGGAACAGTCACTTTCGATGGGGAGGACCTGCTCCATATGGACGCGGAGGAAAAAAGAAAATGCCAGGGAGAAGAGATAGCCTATGTGTTTCAGCATCCCGGCGATTCCCTGAACCCTACGCGGAAAGTGCGTGTCCAGTTCTATGAGACCATCCTTGCCCACAGGCGGATGGAGAAAAAAGAAATGGACGAACTGATTGCTTCTGTTTTTAAGCGGATCGGACTGACCGATGTGGAACGGATACTGAATGCCTATCCCTTTGAACTTTCCGGCGGAATGGCACAGCGTGTAGTGATTGCTCTTGCCGTGCTGCTCCATCCGAAACTGATTCTTGCCGATGAACCCACCTCCGCGCTGGATACCACCGTGCAGAAGCAGGTTCTTGAAGAACTTCTCATGCTCCGGGACACCCTCCGTACCGCCATGATCATTATTACCCATAATATCGGCGTGGCCAGACGTCTGGCGGATCGTGTGGCGGTGCTTTATAAAGGGGAAATCGTGGAAATGGGGGAAACGAAAAAAGTTCTCGAAAACCCGCAGCACCCCTACACGAAATCGCTCATGGCTGCCGTGCCGAAACTGGCACATGCCATGGAAAAGGAGGCATGA
- a CDS encoding ABC transporter ATP-binding protein, with translation MMEEILVCENLTMTFDDGEYIVHALKNVSFSLRKNEVLGIIGESGSGKSTIAKLITGLYQPTGGNIFLGGRSIVRLKRQAQKEVYTKVQMVFQDAVGSFNPRRKIGESISDTLCRLCGENKHTAGKETALLLDHVGLPGDYAEKYPHELSGGECQRAAIARAMSVHPEILICDEATSALDVSAQAKIVELLMHLRRIHNVSILFITHDLPLVSNISDRILIMNEGELVEEGSTEEVITRPKTVYTRRLLDAVC, from the coding sequence ATGATGGAGGAAATCCTTGTCTGTGAAAACCTGACGATGACCTTTGATGACGGCGAATACATCGTGCATGCTTTGAAAAATGTGAGCTTTTCTCTTCGTAAAAATGAAGTTCTCGGCATTATCGGGGAAAGCGGAAGCGGAAAATCGACCATTGCGAAACTGATTACCGGACTTTATCAGCCGACAGGAGGAAATATATTTCTTGGCGGCCGATCGATTGTCCGTCTGAAACGGCAGGCACAGAAAGAAGTGTATACCAAAGTGCAGATGGTATTTCAGGACGCTGTCGGCTCTTTTAATCCGCGGAGGAAAATCGGGGAGTCTATTTCAGATACGCTCTGCCGTCTCTGCGGAGAAAATAAGCATACGGCCGGTAAGGAAACGGCCCTTCTTTTGGATCATGTGGGACTCCCCGGGGATTATGCGGAAAAATATCCCCATGAGCTTTCCGGCGGCGAATGCCAGCGTGCGGCGATAGCCAGAGCTATGTCCGTCCATCCGGAAATTCTCATTTGCGATGAAGCCACCTCGGCGCTTGACGTTTCCGCACAGGCAAAAATTGTGGAGCTTCTTATGCATCTGCGCAGGATCCATAATGTAAGCATTTTATTCATTACTCATGATCTTCCGCTGGTGAGCAATATAAGCGACCGCATCCTTATCATGAATGAAGGAGAACTGGTGGAAGAAGGAAGCACCGAAGAAGTGATCACCCGGCCGAAAACCGTTTATACCAGACGGCTCCTTGATGCGGTATGCTGA
- a CDS encoding phosphatase PAP2 family protein yields the protein MDLELDVVRQINKLAGQARPVDLMMDLITRYGHWAFLIYGILLWFAPGKNQKHRRESCVAAFLAVCLCSVISLAVGKLWHRGRPFTRDRQIWNFTGHKANASFPSNHAMNSAAVAFQLLRDRMPGCRWMACLAGLLAFSRLFAGMHYPSDILGGGAIAAAVHGVLNKPFAVTFIKKLTRALSLLSDSILYIGKSR from the coding sequence ATGGATCTCGAATTGGACGTTGTGAGACAGATTAATAAATTGGCGGGACAGGCGCGCCCCGTGGATCTCATGATGGATCTGATTACCCGTTACGGTCATTGGGCATTTTTAATTTATGGAATTTTGCTATGGTTTGCGCCGGGGAAGAATCAAAAGCATCGGCGGGAGAGCTGCGTGGCGGCGTTTCTTGCAGTCTGCCTATGCTCCGTGATTTCCCTTGCTGTCGGAAAGCTGTGGCATCGGGGGCGGCCTTTTACCAGAGACCGGCAGATTTGGAATTTTACAGGGCATAAAGCGAATGCGTCTTTTCCGAGCAATCATGCCATGAACAGCGCGGCCGTGGCTTTTCAGCTTCTGCGGGATCGTATGCCCGGATGCCGGTGGATGGCATGCCTGGCAGGGCTGCTTGCCTTTTCCCGGCTGTTTGCGGGGATGCATTATCCTTCGGATATTCTTGGCGGCGGCGCTATTGCCGCGGCGGTTCATGGGGTATTAAACAAACCTTTTGCAGTTACTTTCATAAAAAAATTGACAAGAGCCCTGTCTTTATTATCTGACAGTATTTTATACATAGGGAAAAGCAGGTGA
- a CDS encoding helix-turn-helix transcriptional regulator, which produces MTGLAERKGRGRKISIVHIAQILLSESDAEHPLSQQQILTFLRERYGMEMDRKAVRRNLAALRDSGLPVVCREVERVIEGKAAPLSLDWYWDHDLTKEDMKALIDLLYFSHLPAAEVRQLAQKLKNLYMRPFDDGKAAVKNIPALNQLEPPDETLAVLAEAIENKKMIQFFYDHYEADGKRYHGKDIGGVDRVYRVSPYVVAASDGRYFLLGNIDGKDEITPFAVELLDSVSLLEEEARPQKTIPGAEMGIRVSDFLSVLSRTYAGPSEKCRFEADWKLMTDIVTDFGKSAFIVSATQGQVLVEIEAPPAIIFAWALKNAPLVKVVAPAALVKSVREAAANLTRLYGGG; this is translated from the coding sequence GTGACCGGATTGGCGGAGAGGAAAGGAAGAGGAAGGAAAATATCGATTGTCCATATTGCCCAGATCCTGCTCAGTGAGTCTGATGCGGAGCATCCGCTTTCCCAGCAGCAGATATTGACATTTCTGCGGGAACGGTACGGCATGGAAATGGACCGCAAGGCGGTGCGCCGGAATCTGGCAGCCCTTCGTGACAGCGGGCTTCCTGTAGTGTGTCGTGAAGTGGAGCGTGTCATAGAAGGGAAAGCGGCGCCGCTTTCACTGGACTGGTACTGGGATCACGACTTGACAAAGGAGGATATGAAAGCGCTTATCGACCTTTTATATTTCTCCCATCTTCCCGCGGCCGAGGTGCGCCAGCTTGCGCAAAAATTAAAAAATTTATACATGCGTCCTTTTGATGACGGCAAGGCAGCCGTGAAAAATATTCCCGCGCTGAACCAGCTGGAACCGCCTGATGAAACACTGGCAGTTTTGGCGGAGGCTATTGAAAATAAAAAGATGATACAGTTTTTTTACGATCATTATGAGGCTGACGGGAAACGGTACCACGGCAAAGATATAGGCGGCGTCGACCGTGTATACCGTGTGAGCCCCTATGTAGTGGCCGCATCGGACGGACGGTACTTCCTTTTGGGAAATATTGACGGAAAGGATGAGATTACACCGTTTGCGGTGGAACTTCTTGACAGCGTTTCCCTGCTTGAGGAAGAGGCGCGTCCGCAGAAGACAATTCCCGGCGCGGAAATGGGGATCCGCGTATCAGATTTTCTTTCTGTCTTAAGCCGTACATATGCAGGCCCGTCGGAAAAGTGCCGCTTTGAGGCGGATTGGAAACTTATGACGGATATCGTGACAGATTTCGGGAAATCCGCGTTTATTGTGTCGGCCACGCAGGGACAGGTGCTTGTGGAAATAGAAGCGCCCCCGGCGATTATCTTTGCCTGGGCCTTGAAAAATGCGCCGCTTGTCAAAGTGGTGGCGCCGGCTGCGCTGGTGAAGTCTGTAAGAGAGGCGGCGGCAAACCTGACCCGTCTCTATGGCGGTGGATGA
- a CDS encoding ABC transporter substrate-binding protein, translating to MKKRWIAAGLAAVTACSVFISGCGDDKKAAADKIVRVAGTVSVSSSSMDPAKGWDGWYIVRYGVGETLFKVGDGLKIEPWLAEKFEKIDDLTWKITLKKNVTFSNGEAMTSQKVIDSLKRVGDMNERAGFLKTAVYTVDGDAVVIKTEKPRLTLINDLADPYAAIIDVANTKDFEKAPIGTGPFVMASYESNKKAVMKKNPKYWGGEVKSDGVEYTKVTDANALAMSLQGGEVDIAQDLTVDAAETVAKKDNLVVKRVAQPRVYQMYFNLNKMQDKAVREAIMYGVNKKDIGEKLMKGSVSAAYSAFPDDSAYGAKNLKPRMFDAAKAKQILADAGYKDTNGDGVVEKDGKPLTVQFSVYKRAAIAPIATEMQAQLKQIGIDVQIKNFEKATFFAPGDFDIALYYVVTMPVGDPYDFLYNAYDKDSKVNFGHYNNPEVQGWLEKLQKLSDGEARMQLVHKIQQAVIDDAAMDFVGFNTIQVGMGKNVKGYLITPNDYYQVTKDLEK from the coding sequence ATGAAAAAGAGATGGATTGCTGCAGGATTGGCAGCGGTAACGGCCTGTTCCGTTTTTATCAGCGGCTGCGGTGATGACAAGAAAGCGGCGGCGGATAAAATCGTCCGTGTGGCGGGGACAGTATCCGTATCCTCTTCGTCCATGGATCCGGCAAAAGGATGGGATGGCTGGTACATCGTCCGCTACGGTGTCGGCGAGACACTGTTTAAAGTAGGGGATGGTCTCAAGATTGAACCCTGGCTTGCTGAAAAGTTTGAAAAGATAGATGACCTGACCTGGAAAATCACACTGAAAAAGAACGTGACCTTCTCCAATGGGGAAGCCATGACATCGCAGAAAGTGATTGACTCCCTGAAACGTGTGGGCGACATGAATGAACGTGCCGGTTTCCTGAAAACCGCCGTTTATACTGTTGACGGGGACGCTGTCGTCATTAAGACGGAAAAACCGCGCCTTACCCTGATCAATGACCTGGCGGATCCTTATGCGGCCATTATCGACGTGGCAAATACGAAAGATTTTGAAAAAGCGCCGATTGGTACGGGCCCATTCGTGATGGCATCGTATGAGAGCAATAAAAAAGCCGTCATGAAAAAGAATCCGAAGTACTGGGGCGGGGAAGTCAAGTCTGACGGCGTGGAATATACCAAAGTCACTGACGCGAATGCGCTTGCCATGTCTCTCCAGGGCGGTGAAGTGGATATCGCCCAGGATCTGACCGTAGATGCTGCCGAAACTGTTGCGAAAAAAGACAACCTCGTTGTGAAGAGGGTGGCACAGCCCCGCGTGTACCAGATGTATTTCAATCTGAACAAAATGCAAGATAAAGCTGTCCGCGAAGCGATCATGTACGGCGTGAATAAGAAGGATATCGGAGAAAAACTGATGAAGGGCTCGGTGTCTGCTGCTTACAGCGCGTTTCCTGATGACAGCGCTTATGGAGCAAAGAATCTGAAACCCCGTATGTTTGATGCTGCCAAGGCGAAACAGATTCTTGCCGATGCGGGATATAAAGATACCAACGGCGACGGTGTCGTGGAAAAGGACGGTAAGCCGCTTACTGTACAGTTTTCCGTTTATAAGCGCGCCGCGATAGCTCCCATTGCTACGGAAATGCAGGCTCAGCTGAAGCAGATCGGCATTGATGTCCAGATTAAGAATTTTGAAAAAGCAACCTTCTTCGCGCCGGGGGATTTCGATATCGCTCTCTATTATGTAGTCACCATGCCGGTGGGAGATCCCTACGATTTCCTCTACAATGCCTATGACAAGGACAGCAAAGTCAATTTCGGGCACTACAATAATCCGGAAGTGCAGGGATGGCTGGAAAAGTTGCAGAAACTGTCTGACGGTGAGGCAAGGATGCAGCTTGTCCATAAGATCCAGCAGGCGGTCATTGATGACGCGGCCATGGATTTTGTCGGATTCAATACGATCCAGGTAGGCATGGGCAAAAATGTCAAAGGCTACCTGATTACACCGAATGATTATTACCAGGTGACGAAAGACCTCGAAAAATAA